A stretch of Apteryx mantelli isolate bAptMan1 chromosome 24, bAptMan1.hap1, whole genome shotgun sequence DNA encodes these proteins:
- the LOC136994108 gene encoding olfactory receptor 5AP2-like codes for MLMEKWEWDNGTSPMEFLLLGMGNIPALQRLLFLLSLMIYLMCVVGNILIVVLVVADRHLHTPMYFFLGNLSSLEICYSSTILPRLLASLLTENKTISVQGCIAQFYFFGGFAAAECYLLAMMSYDRYLAICQPLLYASLMTWKVCFQMAAGSWLTGFLIPTAVTPFLAQLKFCRPEAIDHFFCDLTPLLELACSDTRKVRLVAFIFGFLDVVLPFLFTLASYMCIIAAILRIPSSVGRQKAFSTCSSHLTVVTVFYGTLIIVYMLPRTPRLRQLNKVFSFFYTVLTPLVNPLIYSLRNREVREALREALRKALAFTQSS; via the coding sequence atgctgatggagaaatgggaatgggacaatggGACATCACCGatggagttcctcctgctgggaatggggaatatcCCAGCACTCCAGAGACtactcttcctcctctcgctcatGATCTACTTGATGTGTGTGGTTGGGAATATCCTCATCGTTGTGCTGGTGGTTGCAGACCGGCATCTtcatacccccatgtacttcttcctgggcaatctgtcctccttggagatctgctacagctccaccatcctgcctcgACTGCTGGCCAGCCTCCTGACCGAGAACAAGACCATCTCCGTTCAGGGCTGTATtgctcagttctatttctttggcggttttgcagctgcagagtgttacctgctggccatgatgtcctacgatcggtacttggccatatgccagcccttgctctatgccagcctcatgacctggaaggtctgttTCCAGATGGCGGCTGGGTCTTGGCTAACGGGATTCCTTATCCCTACAGCAGTGACTCCTTTCTTGGCCCAGCTGAAGTTTTGCCGCCCCGAGGCAAtagaccacttcttctgtgatcttaccccattgctggagcttgcctgcagtgacaccaggaaGGTCAGGCTCGTTGCTTTCATATTCGGCTTCTTGGATGTGGTCCTCCCCTTTCTGTTCACGCTGGCCTCCTacatgtgcatcatagctgccatcctgaggatcccatccagcgtgggcaggcagaaggccttctccacctgctcctctcacctcaccgttgtcactgttttctatggcaccctcatcattgtctacatGCTGCCCAGAACCCCCCGGCtaaggcagctcaacaaagtgttctcctttttctacactgtcctcacgcccctggtcaatcccctcatctacagcctgcggaacagggaggtcagggaggccctcagaGAAGCGctcaggaaagctctggcttTCACCCAGAGCTCATAG